The genomic window GGGGAGCAGTCCCCATTGAGCCGCCGTCGTGGTGTGCCCCAATCTGGACCCTGAGAACAACAACCGTCGATCAGGGGGACATCACCATGGGGTACACATACCGGCAGCGCATCATCCGCACCTCGGCAGCAGCCTTGGCCGTTCCCGCACTGCTGCTCCTGAGCGCATGTGGAAGCTCGGGCGGCGAGATCGGCGATGAGGTCCGGATCTCCGAAGGGACGATGACGGTCACGGGGATCGAGCAGCGGACCGCGGAGGACGTCGCCGCGCTCGAACTCGACGAGCTCGCCGGCCAGACGCCCTACTTCGTGACGTACGAGGTGGCCTTCAACGACGGCTCGGAGGGCGACCTCGACGAGAACTTCTGGAAGGCCAAGGCGTCGGACGGTGAGGCGTCGCCCATCAACGTCCTCAACTTCGGTGGGGATTTCGACTGCACCGGTCTCGGCGAGGTGTCCGACGGCAAGGCGGAAGGGTGCCAGCTCATCATGGTGCCGGAGGGTGCGACGCTCGAGTCGGTGTCCTTCGGTGGAGCGGGCACGTGGCGCGCACCGCAGGCGGAGTGACGCCGAGGCCCTGACCGCTCACGCGCGGGCCGGGCATCCCGCTATCGTCGTGGCATGTCCGACCTCAGCCCCGGCGACGACGCGCTCGAGCTCGCCCGCCTGCTCATCTCGATCGACTCCGTCAGTCCGAGCCTCGTCCCAGGGGCTCCCGGAGAAGGGCGGATCGCGGCGGTGATCGCGCAGCGACTCGAGGGCGCCGGCTTCGTGGTCGACCTCGTTCCCGCGCCGGAGGACCCGCAGCGCGTCAGCGTCGTGGCCGTGCACGCGGGATCGCAGCCGGGGCCGACGGTCGTGTTCAACGGCCATCTCGACACCGTCGGGGTCGAGGGCATGGCCGATCCCTTCACCCCGCGGATCGCGGACGGCCGGCTCTTCGGGCGCGGTGCCAGCGACATGAAGGCCGGCCTGGCCGGGCTGATCGTCGCCGCAGAACGACTCGCCGCGACCGACCACCCCGGCGCGGTCGTCTTCACGGGCGTCGCCGACGAGGAGGACGCGAGCGTGGGGGCCGCTGCCGTCCTCCGACACCTCGCCGATCGTGGTGTGACGGCGGACGTGTGCCTCATCGCCGAGCCCACCTGGTTGGACCGGGTGTCGGCGCATCGGGGGTACGCGGTCGTCGAGGTCACGCTGCAGGGGACGGCCGCGCACTCGTCACAGCCTGGTCTGGCCGTCGATGCGATCCGCGCTGTCAGCGCGCTGCTGCAGGAGGTGGAGCGGGCCGACGACGAGATTCATCGGCGACCGGCGCACCCGTTGCTCGACCACGGTTCGTTCACCACGACGGTCGCCAGGGCAGGGAGCGCCCCGTTCACGATCGCAGCCGGCGCCACCCTCGTCATCGAACGACGCACCCTGCCGGGTGAACGCGCTGAGGACGCGCTGGTCGAGGTCCAGGCGATGCTCGAAGCGGTCGCAGCCCGGATGCCCGGCCTCCGCACGGGCGCCCGGCTGACCCATCAGCGCGAGGCCTGGGAGGCCGACGAGCACGGGGCGGCTGCGCGGTTCGCCGACGTCCTCGCCGCCGAGCTCTCTCGGGGCGCCGAGGCCCTACCGTCGGCGGTCGGAGCGCCGTATTGGATGGAGTCGGCGCTGTGGCAGGCGGCCGGGATCCCGACCGTCGTGTGCGGCCCCGCGGGCGGCGGACTGCACGCTGCGGAGGAGTGGGTCGACCTCGACCAGCTCCGGCGGTTCCCGGAAGCGGTCATGGCTGCGACCCGCGACGCGCTGTCCGGATCGGGCGCGGCGTGACGCCCGCGGGACCCGACCGCATCGCGGTGATCGGGCCGGGCGCGATCGGAACCGTGGTCGCCGCAGCGCTCCACGAACAGGGACGGACGCCGTTCATCGCGGGGCGGTCGAAGCGGGCGGAACTCCAGCTCCAGGTCGACGATGAGACGGTGACGGTCCCCGGCCCGGTCCACACCGACCCGGCGGAGTCCCCAGGTACCGCGGCCCTCGTCTTCCTGGCGGTCAAGGCCACCCAGACGGCTGCCGCTGCCGACTGGCTCGCCGCGCTGTGCGGCCCGGACACGGTCGTGTGCGTCCTGCAGAACGGCGTCGAGCAACGCGAGATGGTGGAGCCACTCGTCCGGGAGGGAACGGTCGTCCCCGCGGTCGTGTGGTTCCCGGCCACCCGTGAGCCCGGCGGTCCGGTCACCCTGTTGAGCCCGCCGCGCCTGTCCCTGCCGGAGACACCTGGTGCCCTCGTCGTCGAGGACGCGTTGCGAGGCTCCCGCTGCGCCGTCGAGGTCTCGACCGACTTCACGACCCTCGCCTGGCGGAAGCTGCTGCAGAACGCGGCCGCCGGACTCATGGCGCTGACCGGACGCCGATCGGGCATGTACCGGCGCGACGACATCGGCCGCTTGATGCTCGGCTACCTCGAGGAAAGCGCCGCCGTTGCGCGCGCGGAGGGTGCGCGGTTGACCGACGACGAACCTCGGCGGCTCCTCGACCAGTTCCGTGCCGCTCCGGTCGACCGTGGGACGTCGATCCTCGCCGACCGCGAACAGAGGCGACCGCTCGAATGGGACGTCCGCAACGCGGTGATCCAGCGGCGGGGGAGCGCGCACGGCATCCCCACGCCGATCAGCGACATCGTCGTGCCGTTGCTCGCCGCGGCGAGCGATGGGCCGGGCTGAGCCACGACAGCATCGGGATCGAGCCTGCCGATAGGCTCGAAGGCATGCTTCGTCTGATCGCCTTCGCGGCTCTCGGTGCTCTCGTCGGCGGGGTGATCGTGATCGCCGTCGGTCCATCCACCGTCGGGTACACGGTGGCCGGCATCGCACTCCCCGTCTTCATCATCTCCACCGTGCTCACGCTCATCGCCCGGTCGGTGGGGAACGCCATCGGGGCTTCTCCGGAGGCCGTGCAGCAGGCCAAAGACGCCCGCCGGCTCGGGGTCGCACGCATCGACGCGCTCCGTCAGACCGGCACGCAGATCAACGACCAGCCCCTCTGCGAGCTCGACCTGACCGTCCAACCACTGCAGGGATCGGCCTTCGCGAGCACCATGCGCACCGTCGTCCCGCTGACCGCCATCCCGATGTTCCAGCCCGGCACGGAGCGTGATGTCGCCATCCTGCTCGACGGTGGACCGGAGGTCGCGTTCATCGACGAAGGTGAGCTCTCACCGGCGGAACGGGCGCGTCTGCGCGTGCCTGGGCGTGGGTCCGTCCCGTTCATCCCCGTCGAGCCGCACCGCCGCATCGTCGACGGCGTCCGACGGGGGCCGTTGCTCGGCGTCGGCCGCGCGGGCCGGCCCGCACGGTTCGCCCTCTTCGCGGTCGTGGCGATCGCTGCGGCGACGGTCGTCGTCGCGCCGTTCCACCAGGCGGTCGGGCAGTCGTTCGCCGCCATGCAGGATGGCCGGCTCCGACCGGATCTGCGCCGACCGGAGGCGCTCGCCGACGCTCAGCGGGCGCTCGAGGAGGCGATCGGTCACGACCGCGTGGCCTCCATCACGGTGGCGGCCGACTTCATCATCGTCGAGGCTCCGCTGTCCGCTGGTGACACGAAGGCCGACCGCTGGACCTACCGGGACGGAGCCGTCACCAACGACGGCGCGGCGACCTCGCAGCCCGAGTCGACGGCCGAGCAGTTCTCCTGGACGGATGTCGCGCTCGACCGCGTCTGGACGCTGATGCATGACGGTGCCGAGCAGGTCGACCGGCCCGTCGGCGACGCCCTCGCCTACGTGGTCCGCGCGACCGACGACGACGTCCACAGTCCCGCCTTCGGTCGCCCGGCCGGGCCGCCGGAGATCATGTTCAGTGTCGGCGACGACTACGGCACGACCTCGTTCGTCGCTGACGCGGACGGTTCGGGCCTCACCGCGCGGTGAAGCCCCGGGACGCTCCGAGCGAACGGCATACTGTCGTCATGAACGCTGCGTCACCGTCATTCCCCCCGCTGGTCGTCGGATCCGCCCCGGCCCGGACGGAGCGGGCGACCCGCCCGGCGTTCGTGCTCACGCTGATCGGAGCGGCGTTGGTCCCGATGCTCGGGATGCTCCTCGCCGTGCTGACCACGACCACCGGAGGGTTCGCCCTCGGCATGCTGGCCGGGCTGTCCTTCAGTCTCATCTCCTGGCTCATGCTGTTCGCCGTGGTGCAGTTCGCGACGGTCCGCGGCGCACAGTCGGTGGCTCGTACCGTGCTGACGCTCGACACGAACGGCCTCCGCGGCAGCATCCCGCAGGGCGAGGTCTTCCTCCCGTGGGGCGCGATCGAGCGCATCTCGGTCCGCTCACGCGGCAAGTGGCGGATCCTGACCTTCCACCTCGTGCCCGGCCTGACCGCGCAGTCTCCGGGCGTCTCGACGACCCTCCCGCCACGGTCCTTCGCCGCGCTCGGCAAGCTCGGGTTCCAGGTCGGCGAGGTGGCGATCGACACACCCGTCGACACCGTCCTCGCCGCGACGAACGCGTTCACCGGAGGCCGTCTGCGCTGAGCCGTGGTCGACGGGTCTGTCGGATGGTCTGGCACGATCGGATGTATGGACTCCGCACACGCCGCCAGCCCGGTCGCCGCCCCCGACGTCGATGCCGCGAGGACGATGTGGCAGGCGTACGCCGAGCATCGCGGCGGCGCGGGACTGGACGACGCCGACTACACGGTCGAGCACTTCGGCGACACGGCCGAGCTGGCGGACGAACTGCTCGACATCGTCCTGAGCGGACGGAAGCGGGCCACCGCCGAACTCGTCTCCGAGTTCGCGCATCGTGGGGACCCGCTTCCGCGGATCGGCTCGCACTGGATCGCGTGCGACAGTACCGGGGCCCCGCGGATGATCATCCGCAGCACCGCGCTGCGCATCGGACCGTTCGGGAGTGCAGAGGCCGCGTTCGCGTTCGCCGAAGGTGAGGACGACCGCACGCTCGAGAGCTGGCAGCGCGAACACCGACGCTACTGGGAGCGGACGACTGCGGCCCGGGCTGCGGTGTGGTCGGAGTCCGAGGACATCGTCTTCGAGTACTTCGCCGTGGTGTGGCCGCCGGAGCACGCGGACTGAGGTCTCGCCGATCGATCAGGCCGGTTCCGTAGACTCCCCGCATGCCGATGTCCGATTACGTCGCCTCGATCCGCTCCCACATCGGGACCGGGTTCCTCATGCTCCCCGGGGTCACCGCGGTGATCCGGGACGGAGACCGGTTCCTCCTCGGTCGCCATCACCACTCCGGCCTCTGGAGTCTGATCGGCGGCGGCGTCGAGCCGGGTGAGGAGCCCGCCGACGCGCTCCTGCGCGAGGTCCTCGAAGAGACCGGCGCCCGGGTCCGCATCCGCGGGATCGTCGGGGTGTACGGCGGTGAACCGATGATGGTGCGCTACCCGAACGGCGACCACGTCGGGTACGTCACCACCGCCTACGACTGCGAGCTCCTCAGTGAGGCGACCGCGGATCCTGAGGAGCTCCTCGAACTCGGCTGGTTCGCGCGGGACGAGATCCCGACGCTGCCGCGGCGCGACTGGATCGATCGCGTCATCGACGACGCAAGCGTGGATCTGCCGCGCTCAGGCCGAGGCGAGCTCGCGGGTGGTGAGGACGCCGGTCTCGAGCGCTGAGAGCGCCACGACCTTGTAGCCCTCGGCGTCGAAGAAGATGGTGACGCGATCCGGCTCGACGCCCATCACGGTGCCTGGACCGAACTCCTCGTGGTGCACCGCCTGGTCGACATGCAGCGGCGAACCGGCGGCGGCATCTCCGGACCCGACGCGCTCCTCCTCCTCGTGGGCCTCATGCCGTTCGCAGCCGTCGCAGTTCCCGCACCACTCCGGGGCCTCGACACCGAAGTACTCCAGCAGGACCCGCCGGCGGCAGTGCGACGTCTCGGCGTAGGCGCGCATCATGGCAAGCCGCGATTCAGCGATCCGCTCGCGTGACTCGAGCGTCTGACGCACAGCGCCGATCGCGCGCTTCGGACCGATCTCGTCGATCGCCCGGACGCCGTCGGCGGTGTCGACGAGGCCGGCGTCCGCGAGGTCGTTGACGAGGCGGGCGACCGTGCGGCGCGGCCGATCGAGCTGCTCGGCCAGATCGCCGACGCTCGAACCCGGAGCGGCACGGACGGCCCGCCAGACGGCGCGCAGTGCGGATTCCGACACCGAACGCTTGGTGAAGAAACGACGGAGACCGAGATCCTCCGCGCGGTAGTGGAGCGCGGTGGTGGCAGGCTCGCCATCCCGTCCGGCCCGGCCCACCTCCTGGTAGTAGGCGTCGAGTGACTCCGTCGTCGTGGCGTGGAGGACGAAGCGCACGTCGGCGCGGTCGATCCCCATCCCGAACGCCGAGGTCGCGACGACGACGTCGAGCTCGCCGGCTCGCCAGCGATCGTGGACGGCGCGACGTTCCGAGGTCTTCAGGCCTGCGTGGTAGGCGGCGACCCGTCGTCCTTCGGCCGCGATCTCCTCGGCGTATCGCTCGGTGTCGCGGCGCGTCGCCACATAGACCAGTCCGGGCGCCGTCCAGGCGCGGGCCTCGTCGACGACCGCGGCTCGTTTCTCCGCTTCGCTCTCGTGCCGGTGCACGACCAGGCGGATCTCCGGGCGGTCGACGCCGTGCACCTGGACGTCCGGATCGTGCATGCGCAGGCGTTCGATGATCTCGGCGCGGACGGGGCCGGATGCGGTGGCCGTCATGGCGAGCACCGGCGGATCGCCGAGTTCGCGGCGGACGTCTGCGAGGCGCAGGTAGTCGGGTCGGAAGTCGGTTCCCCACGAGGAGACGCAGTGCGCCTCGTCGACGACCATGAGTGAGACACCGGCCGCGCCGAGCCGGGCGACGGTCTCCTCGTTCGCGAGCTGTTCCGGAGCCAGCAGCACGTAGACGGGCCCGCGCTCGTCGATGCGCTCCCAGGCCTCCGCGATCGCATGCGGCCCGAGCGAGCCGTTGAGTGCGACGGCCGGAGGTGCGGCCGGCGCCGCCTCGATCGAGGCGAGTTGATCGGCCTGCAGCGCGACCAGCGGGGAGATGACGAGGGTCACGCCACCGCGCTGGGCGCCGGCGACCTGGTAGACCGCCGACTTCCCGCCGCCCGTGGCGAGGACGAGGAGCGTGTCGCGCCCCGCGACGGCCGACTGGATCGCCTCCCGCTGTCCCGGCAGGAACGTCTCCCATCCGAAGTCATCGCGAGCGATGCGATCGACGGAACCGGCGGACGTACGAGAGGAACCCATGCCTGTGACGGTACCTCCGCGCACCGACCTGTCGAGCCCGCTTGACGGGTGCCGCCGGCTCTGCAACGCCGCTCCGTCGAGCAGGACGGAGGTCGGTCTGCGGGGTCCTCAGGCGGTCAGCTCGCCACGACGCCGTAGAGCACGTAGTCGTCGAGGTATTGCCAGACGGTCCCGGTCTCGGCGAATCCCGCGCTGCGGAGTGTCTCGAGGTGGAAGCCGAGGGTGACCTTCGGCGGCGCTTCGTGGAGCGATGCACCCCAGACCTCGTCACGACGGCGGAGCGCGTCGGCGTAGCGCGGCGTGGCCGCGACCGCGTCCCACCAGCCGTCCCACGTGTCGGTGTCGCCGGAGAAGGTCTCCTGCTGCATCGCCTCGTCGTCGGTGCGGGCGATTCCGGCCAGCGTCGACTCGTGGTGTCCGCTGTACGAGAGGTGATCGCCGTTCACGACGATCCCGCCCGGCCGGATGAGGGCGGGCAGTGCGCGGTAGACGTCGACGAGGTCGGCGGGTCGGAGCCAGTGCAGTGCCGTCGAGGAGACCACGGCGTCGAACCGGCCGTCCGCGATGAGCGGATGCGCGGCCCAGCCGGCGTCGGCGAGGTCGACCTCCGCGATCGAGAGCCGCGGGTCTGCTGCCGAGAGGTCGGCGGCGATGGCGAGGAGCGCAGGGTCCTTGTCCGCGACGACCGCCCGACCATTCGGGACGGCTGCGAGGACCTGCTCGGCGAGAGAGCCCGTCCCGCCCGCGAGATCGAGGATGCGGGGCGCGGGCGAGTCCGCGCAGATCGCCGCGACGACCCGCGCGATGGTGTCGAACCGCTCTGCTCGATGCCTGATGTAGCCGGTCTGCTGCGCATCCCAGCGCGATGCGAGGCTCCGAGCGGTCGCGAGCGTCGTCGCGTCGTCGGTGGAGATGGATTCGGTCATGGGGACTCCTTGGTGTCGGGGTGGAGGTGTCGTTCCGGTGGCAGTGAGAATTCGAAGCGCACCCGGCCGGCCGCGTCCTCGTGCCGGTGGGTGCTCACGTCGTAGACCCGGTCGATCAGGCCGGGATGCAGGACGTCCCGGGGTGGGCCTGCACCGGCGACGCGGCCGTGGTGGAGGAGGACGAGGTGGTCGCAGGCCTGAGCCGCGAGGTCGAGATCGTGCAACACGACCACGACGGTGGGTGCGATCGTGCGCAGGAGCGCGACGACCTCGAGCCGATGTCTGAGGTCGAGATGGTTCGTGGGTTCGTCGAGCAGGACGTGTGGTGCACGCTGCGCGAGGGCTCGGGCGAGGGCGACCCGCTGGAGCTCTCCTCCGGACAGGGTGGCCAGGCGGTCGAACGCCCGGTGGGTCAGCCCGACCGTGTCGATCGCGGCGGCGACCTCCTGGTCGTGGGTGGTGCCACCGACGCGGAGTACGCCGTGTTCGGCGAGACCGCCCAACGACACCTCGTCGACGACGCGCAGCCCCGGGTCCGGGTCGACTCGCTGGCCGACCTCGGCGACCCTGCGGGCGATCCACCGTCGGCGCCGCGTGCCGACGTCCTGCCCGTCGACGGTGATCCGACCACGCTCGATCGGAACGGCTCGCACGATCGCGCGCAGCAGCGTCGTCTTCCCGCCGCCGTTCGGCCCGACGATCCCGGTCACGCTGCCGGTCGGTGCGGTGAAGGAGACGGCGTCGAGCAGCGTGCGGCCACCGGAGCGGACGGTCACCGCCGCGGCTTCGATCATCCGAGATCGTCCAGGAGCCGAGCGAGCTCGTGAGGGCCCTTGATCGAGAGCAGGCTCGGCGGATCCGTGTACGGGAAGCGGAGCGCTGTGACCCGGTCGTCACGGACGGCGCTCAGCCCGGAGACACCCGGCGTGCTCAGGAAGGCGTCGATCGTACTCTGCGGGTCGCCGCTCGAGTACAGCAGCACGATCGTGCCGGGATCGCGGGAGATGATGTCCTCCACGCTGGCGTCGAAGACCCGCTGATCGGAGTCCGCGTACACGTTGGTGAGGCCCGCGGCCGCGAAGACCGGGGTGACCATGCTCGGCCCGCCGTACGGCGACAGCACGGCGCCGCCGGACGAGACGTAGAGGGCAGCGGCGGTCCCGGCGTCGGGAGCAGGTGACTGCACGGTCGCCTTCGCCGCGGCGATGGCCTGCTCGGCCTGTTCGCCCGCTCCGAGCAGGCCGCCCAGGGATCGGACCTCGTCCCAGACCCGGTCGAAGGTCGCCGCCCTGCTGAGCGCCGGGTCGGGGTTGGAACAGTAGGCGGTGGGGGAGTAGACGGGGATCCCGCTCGCCGCCAACGCGTCACGGTCGACGGCGTTCTCGGGGGCGATGACCAGATCCGGCGACGCACCGAGGATGCTCTCCTGGGAGACGACCGAACCACCCGTCGCGTTCTGCTCGGTGGTGAGCGGCGACAGGGCGTCGAGTGCGTCGTACGTGGCGTCCGCGTACAGGCCCGGTTGTGGGGTCGCGGTGATGGCGACGATCCGGTCGACGGCTCCGAGCGCCTCCAGGTTGGGCAGTTCGTCGTCGTTCACGAGCACGATGCGTCGGGCCGGCGCGTCCAGGGTGATCGTCGAACCGCAGTTGTCGATGGTGACCGGGAAGCCGGCGTCGCTCGGAGCGCCAGAGGGCTCAGCTGCGGTGGTGGCCGAGCAGGCGCTCAGGATGCCGAGCGCGAGCACGGGGACGGTCGCGGCGAGGAGCGCTCGCCGGAGTCGGGGTGTGATCATCGGGTGTCTTCCGTTCTGATGGGGGAGGGGAGGGGCTCATGTCTCGGACCGGGCACCGTGGCCCTGGCGGAGGAGCGCGAGGAGGAATGGCGCGCCGAGGATCCCGGTGATCACACCGACCGGGATCTCCTGCGGAGCGAACGCCGTCCTTGCGATGGTGTCGGCGATGACGAGGACGATGCCGCCGAGCAGGGCGGCGACGGGGAGCACGGCCCGGTGGCGTCCGCCGACGAGCCGGCGCGCGAGGTGGGGGATCACGAGCCCGATGAAGCCGACGCCCCCGACGGCCGCCACCGTCACGCCGACCATCGCCGAGACGCCCACCATCAGTCCGATCCGCGCTCGCTCGGGGTCGAGTCCGACCGATCTGGCCGAGTCGTCACCTGATGCCAGGGCGTCGGTCCAGGGCGCGAGGACGATGAGGGCGCTCAGGCCGATCACCGCGGAGATCGCCGCGGCGAGGAGGGCGGCCGGTTGCACCGACGCCAGCGACCCCAGGAGCCAGAACAGCACGGAGCGTGCCGCTTCCGGTGCGTCGCTGGAGAAGACGAGGAAGCTCGTGGTGGCGTTCAGCGCGTACCCGACGGCGAGCCCGGCGAGGACCAAGCGCAGGGGCCCGCGTCGATTCGCCATCCCGGCGAGCAGGACGACCAGCAGCACCGCACCGATGGCCCCGGCCAATGCGGCGCCGGCGACGAGGAGCGCGCCGCCACCGCCGATGACGAGCACGACGAGGGCCACACCCGTCGAAGCGCCCGAGTTGAGTCCGAGCAGGTAGGGGTCTGCGAGCGCATTGCGGACGAGGGCCTGCAGCATGACCCCCGCGACGGCGAGCACGGCGCCGGCGACGAGTCCCATCGCCACCCGCGGCGCTCTCGTGATCCAGACGATCTGATCGACCGAGTCCGGCCAGGGGCCGGGTGCGCTTCCGAAGAGGTGCCGGGCGAGGACAGCCACCACCGTCGGCGGTTCGATGGGGACGGGGCCGATCGCCACGGCGATGAGGATCGTCGCCACGGCGAGCATGGCAAGACTGACGGTCATCGCCGCGTCATGCCGGCGGCCACGCCGGATCGACGCGACGACGACCTCGTTCAACCCTGACGCGCCTTGAAGCGCGGGTTGAGCTTGTTGATGACGAAGACGCGACCGCGTCGGCGGACCACTTGCGCTCCTGGCATCTTCTTCAGCGACTTCAACGAGTTCCTGACCTTCATGACCGCACCCTCCATATTGATAATGGTTATCAATACCATAGTGGGTGGATCTCGCCGATGTCACATCGACCGCCGCTCGGAGTGCCGTTCAGTCGACGGGCGTGCGTGTCCGGAACGCCGACGCTGCAGCCATGACCGCGATCAGCACGAGCATCATGAGCGGCGGCATCGCGGCCTCGGCGCCTCCCTGTGCGACGAGCCGACCGGTGAGCGCGGCGCTCGCCGCGATACCCGCGGCGGAAGCCGAGTTGATCCAGGTGAACCCCTGCGTCAGTTCCTGGGGGACGACCGTCGCCTGCACGATCTGTGAGGACGAGGCGAGGAGCGGTGCGATCGCGGTCCCGCCGACGAGGAGCATGATCGCCAGCCCAGGCAAGGCGGGCCAGACGGCACCGACGACGACGGCGAGCGTGAGGACGACGGACGCGATCAGCTGCACGGTCCGGGGCTGCGGAGTCGATCGCAGCGCACCGTACATCGCGCCGGCGACGATGCTCGCGGCACTGGAGAGCGCGAGGACGAGTCCGATGAACGGTTGTCGTCCCTCCGCCGTCGCCGCCGCCGTGACGAGGAGTGGGACCGCACCGAAGAAGCACCCCAGCCCGAGGTTCACCCCGAGCGCCGCGAGGAACGGTGGGGCGAGGAGGGTGGAGCGGTGGATGTCCGCCCCACGCTCCGGTCGACGTCGCGGTTTCGGGGCGGTGGAGCGTTGCAGTGAGAGTGCGACACAGCCGGTGGCCACGAGGATCCCCGCAGCCGCGGATCCCGCCCACGGCGCGAGCGAGGTACCTATGAGCGTCACGAGGATCGGTCCCGACAGGAACACCGCGTCGTTCACGTTCGCCTCGAGGGCGAAGGCGGTCCGCAGCGCATCGGGCTCCGGGAGGAGCCGCGACCAGCGCGCCGCCGACAGGGCACCGGGCTGCGGGATCGCGACACCCGC from Plantibacter flavus includes these protein-coding regions:
- a CDS encoding M20/M25/M40 family metallo-hydrolase; amino-acid sequence: MSDLSPGDDALELARLLISIDSVSPSLVPGAPGEGRIAAVIAQRLEGAGFVVDLVPAPEDPQRVSVVAVHAGSQPGPTVVFNGHLDTVGVEGMADPFTPRIADGRLFGRGASDMKAGLAGLIVAAERLAATDHPGAVVFTGVADEEDASVGAAAVLRHLADRGVTADVCLIAEPTWLDRVSAHRGYAVVEVTLQGTAAHSSQPGLAVDAIRAVSALLQEVERADDEIHRRPAHPLLDHGSFTTTVARAGSAPFTIAAGATLVIERRTLPGERAEDALVEVQAMLEAVAARMPGLRTGARLTHQREAWEADEHGAAARFADVLAAELSRGAEALPSAVGAPYWMESALWQAAGIPTVVCGPAGGGLHAAEEWVDLDQLRRFPEAVMAATRDALSGSGAA
- a CDS encoding oxidoreductase, whose protein sequence is MTPAGPDRIAVIGPGAIGTVVAAALHEQGRTPFIAGRSKRAELQLQVDDETVTVPGPVHTDPAESPGTAALVFLAVKATQTAAAADWLAALCGPDTVVCVLQNGVEQREMVEPLVREGTVVPAVVWFPATREPGGPVTLLSPPRLSLPETPGALVVEDALRGSRCAVEVSTDFTTLAWRKLLQNAAAGLMALTGRRSGMYRRDDIGRLMLGYLEESAAVARAEGARLTDDEPRRLLDQFRAAPVDRGTSILADREQRRPLEWDVRNAVIQRRGSAHGIPTPISDIVVPLLAAASDGPG
- a CDS encoding ASCH domain-containing protein is translated as MDSAHAASPVAAPDVDAARTMWQAYAEHRGGAGLDDADYTVEHFGDTAELADELLDIVLSGRKRATAELVSEFAHRGDPLPRIGSHWIACDSTGAPRMIIRSTALRIGPFGSAEAAFAFAEGEDDRTLESWQREHRRYWERTTAARAAVWSESEDIVFEYFAVVWPPEHAD
- a CDS encoding NUDIX domain-containing protein → MPMSDYVASIRSHIGTGFLMLPGVTAVIRDGDRFLLGRHHHSGLWSLIGGGVEPGEEPADALLREVLEETGARVRIRGIVGVYGGEPMMVRYPNGDHVGYVTTAYDCELLSEATADPEELLELGWFARDEIPTLPRRDWIDRVIDDASVDLPRSGRGELAGGEDAGLER
- a CDS encoding RecQ family ATP-dependent DNA helicase; this translates as MGSSRTSAGSVDRIARDDFGWETFLPGQREAIQSAVAGRDTLLVLATGGGKSAVYQVAGAQRGGVTLVISPLVALQADQLASIEAAPAAPPAVALNGSLGPHAIAEAWERIDERGPVYVLLAPEQLANEETVARLGAAGVSLMVVDEAHCVSSWGTDFRPDYLRLADVRRELGDPPVLAMTATASGPVRAEIIERLRMHDPDVQVHGVDRPEIRLVVHRHESEAEKRAAVVDEARAWTAPGLVYVATRRDTERYAEEIAAEGRRVAAYHAGLKTSERRAVHDRWRAGELDVVVATSAFGMGIDRADVRFVLHATTTESLDAYYQEVGRAGRDGEPATTALHYRAEDLGLRRFFTKRSVSESALRAVWRAVRAAPGSSVGDLAEQLDRPRRTVARLVNDLADAGLVDTADGVRAIDEIGPKRAIGAVRQTLESRERIAESRLAMMRAYAETSHCRRRVLLEYFGVEAPEWCGNCDGCERHEAHEEEERVGSGDAAAGSPLHVDQAVHHEEFGPGTVMGVEPDRVTIFFDAEGYKVVALSALETGVLTTRELASA
- a CDS encoding class I SAM-dependent methyltransferase; translation: MTESISTDDATTLATARSLASRWDAQQTGYIRHRAERFDTIARVVAAICADSPAPRILDLAGGTGSLAEQVLAAVPNGRAVVADKDPALLAIAADLSAADPRLSIAEVDLADAGWAAHPLIADGRFDAVVSSTALHWLRPADLVDVYRALPALIRPGGIVVNGDHLSYSGHHESTLAGIARTDDEAMQQETFSGDTDTWDGWWDAVAATPRYADALRRRDEVWGASLHEAPPKVTLGFHLETLRSAGFAETGTVWQYLDDYVLYGVVAS
- a CDS encoding ABC transporter ATP-binding protein — encoded protein: MIEAAAVTVRSGGRTLLDAVSFTAPTGSVTGIVGPNGGGKTTLLRAIVRAVPIERGRITVDGQDVGTRRRRWIARRVAEVGQRVDPDPGLRVVDEVSLGGLAEHGVLRVGGTTHDQEVAAAIDTVGLTHRAFDRLATLSGGELQRVALARALAQRAPHVLLDEPTNHLDLRHRLEVVALLRTIAPTVVVVLHDLDLAAQACDHLVLLHHGRVAGAGPPRDVLHPGLIDRVYDVSTHRHEDAAGRVRFEFSLPPERHLHPDTKESP
- a CDS encoding ABC transporter substrate-binding protein; this translates as MITPRLRRALLAATVPVLALGILSACSATTAAEPSGAPSDAGFPVTIDNCGSTITLDAPARRIVLVNDDELPNLEALGAVDRIVAITATPQPGLYADATYDALDALSPLTTEQNATGGSVVSQESILGASPDLVIAPENAVDRDALAASGIPVYSPTAYCSNPDPALSRAATFDRVWDEVRSLGGLLGAGEQAEQAIAAAKATVQSPAPDAGTAAALYVSSGGAVLSPYGGPSMVTPVFAAAGLTNVYADSDQRVFDASVEDIISRDPGTIVLLYSSGDPQSTIDAFLSTPGVSGLSAVRDDRVTALRFPYTDPPSLLSIKGPHELARLLDDLG
- a CDS encoding FecCD family ABC transporter permease, producing the protein MTVSLAMLAVATILIAVAIGPVPIEPPTVVAVLARHLFGSAPGPWPDSVDQIVWITRAPRVAMGLVAGAVLAVAGVMLQALVRNALADPYLLGLNSGASTGVALVVLVIGGGGALLVAGAALAGAIGAVLLVVLLAGMANRRGPLRLVLAGLAVGYALNATTSFLVFSSDAPEAARSVLFWLLGSLASVQPAALLAAAISAVIGLSALIVLAPWTDALASGDDSARSVGLDPERARIGLMVGVSAMVGVTVAAVGGVGFIGLVIPHLARRLVGGRHRAVLPVAALLGGIVLVIADTIARTAFAPQEIPVGVITGILGAPFLLALLRQGHGARSET
- the ykgO gene encoding type B 50S ribosomal protein L36, which encodes MKVRNSLKSLKKMPGAQVVRRRGRVFVINKLNPRFKARQG